Proteins from one Salarias fasciatus chromosome 14, fSalaFa1.1, whole genome shotgun sequence genomic window:
- the LOC115400321 gene encoding lysophosphatidic acid receptor 6-like has translation MDSTEPTESDQSLGYAWIFGCIMALGLPLNVGSLWVLLRRHSLKLPNAVFMVNLTISDLLLVISLPTRVYYYATGTWPLSSIACFLTTLLFRDNIRTSAIFMTFISVDRLLAVVYPLRSRCLRTSSNAWKAVALAWLFVLVMNIPLIIDFSRQSDNDTQTTCFKFKPKNSTVFSYSHPVLVLSMLSVNIVCTAMVLWTLCNHLSDSARVNNRVNVMLIFGLNLVMFIVCFVPVSVAIVALPQGTKHYIKPLVCLATVNCCLDPLLYYFSFDGFWKEKENVDTAKEPYTMETKAEFIPSRRSKRTLDPPSV, from the coding sequence ATGGACAGCACCGAGCCGACTGAAAGCGATCAAAGCCTGGGCTACGCCTGGATCTTCGGCTGCATCATGGCGTTGGGTCTGCCTCTGAACGTGGGGTCTTTGTGGGTTCTGCTTCGCCGCCACAGCCTCAAATTACCGAACGCGGTCTTCATGGTGAACCTGACCATctccgacctgctgctggtAATCTCTCTCCCCACGAGGGTCTACTATTACGCCACGGGCACCTGGCCTCTGAGCAGCATTGCATGCTTTTTGACCACCTTGCTCTTCAGAGATAACATCCGCACCAGTGCCATCTTCATGACCTTCATCAGCGTGGACCGGCTGCTGGCGGTGGTCTACCCTTTGAGGTCACGGTGTCTTCGGACCTCGTCGAATGCCTGGAAGGCTGTGGCTCTGGCTtggctgtttgtgttggtgATGAACATACCTCTCATTATAGACTTTTCAAGACAGTCGGACAATGACACCCAGACCAcatgttttaaatttaaaccgaaaaattcaacagtgttCAGTTATTCCCACCCGGTGTTGGTGCTTTCcatgctgtcagtcaacatcGTGTGCACCGCTATGGTGCTTTGGACTCTGTGCAATCATCTCAGTGACTCTGCAAGGGTTAACAACAGGGTGAACGTCATGCTGATTTTTGGCCTGAACCTGGTGATGTTCATCGTGTGCTTCGTGCCCGTGTCCGTCGCTATAGTCGCTTTACCCCAAGGAACTAAACATTACATCAAACCACTGGTATGTCTGGCTACTGTGAACTGCTGTCTGGACCCACTGCTGTATTATTTCTCTTTTGATGGCTTCTGGAAGGAAAAGGAGAATGTTGACACGGCAAAAGAACCGTACACAATGGAGACTAAAGCAGAGTTTATTCCCAGCCGAAGATCCAAGAGGACTTTGGATCCTCCGTCCGTTTGA